TTGCACTATTTTCCCAGTGGGCGTGAATTAAAAAATGACGTGAATTTGACTTGAAGCGGGCTACTTAGGGGTATCGCTGGTTGAGTATAGCAGCTGATCTACAGTATACGCACAATGTAGAAAATTACACCCATTTTACATTCAATCTGTAATATTTCCAGTAAAGTATTATTAACATGGAACATAGATATTTATAGTTACAATTCAGTAAATCCAAGTATGAATTATTAATATCTacataataacatattattacataataatattatgtaatgcaaTTTTCAGTAAATAATTGCTGAAGccaaaaaataagtaaataagttgAAATGGAATATAACAAGGAATGGTTAATAACttgattttacaaaataaagaaaGTGATTATATCAAACACAAACAGACATTCATGGCCAATTTTTCAATTATACCCATCAGTCtttgaaaatactttcagagGTCTCCTATAAAAGTGACAAGATTATTATAGATATGcaaattaacaatttaaaaatcaagaatataatatcatttttaatTGTTGTCATAGTAAAAATCGTAGTCTTCTGGTTCTGGTGGGATTACAGGAGGTTCCTGTGGAATGTCTATACCTTCTGCATCGAGAAGCCTAACTTTGATATCCATAGACAGTAAGGTCTGCAAATCGTTCTCAAAGGATTTGCTAGTCATTTTTTCTTTCAAGAGAGCATTGATTCCATCGGTCCAATAGTCAAATATTGATTCATCAGGAGCTACAAAGTCTAAAGAATGAACCTCCGAACCTTTTAGAATTAATGAAAATGCCAGCTGGTTGCTACCAATTTTTCCTTTTAAATCTTTCATGTGGGGGCAATCCTTACCAACAACGAGGCTTTTTATATCAGCCACGGCTAGTTTGGTACCTAGTTCTTCTAAGCTGGGTGTGCTCTTTTCGTCGCATTCACCATAATGTAAAGTTTTATGGTTCGGTGATAGCCTAACAAACCAGAATTTGTCTTTCCTATTAATTTTCATGTACTTTTTGAATCTTGTTCCACCGACTAACACTCCTAGTCTTTGCTGTTGAATTAAGTCAATAATTTCCGGGGTGATCTTCTCTTTGAGTTCCTTAATTGGAATCGCATGAGACTCCCACACTTCTCTGTTTGTACGTTCTTGCTGCCACAGGTTAGTGATATCAATGTATGTTAGCTTCATTATCTTAACACGGAATGCATCAAAACCTTGAGGAGCATCAGCTAGAGCCCTGGAAATCTGTTCCCTCACTACACTTAGAACTTTACTAAAATCTTCCATAGTAGCTTTCATTTCCTTCCATGTTTTGTTCAATAAAACAATGCAAATACAAAAGAGCTCCTCGAATGGGTGATCATGAGTGAAGAATATAGGATGATATGTCTGTCCTTGTTCATTCGGTGGTTCTCCTATATGCAACATGTCACAGAGCAGTTTGACTAGCTCTACACTGGTCTTTCCGAATGGACACTCGTGCTCATCAGTTCTGCAACTATTCCGAAGCACTATTTTACTGTACTCCTCTGTATAGTTTCTTGCAAAATACAACATACAGTCCAGAGCTAGTGCCCCAGGAGGCACTTCCTTGAAATCTTTTGTTGGATCAATTTCACACTTGAAACCAAGTTTATTTTTGTTGTCTTTCGAGAGACTACCAGTTTGACGTCTGGTGGTTATTTCCAAATTAGTATTATCATTTTCAAATGCATATTTATGAAGTTCTTTAATTTTGTCTAGCATTAAAGAATTCCATTCCTGCTCGTTGGTATCAGGTTTGGGCTGCATTGTTGTTTCTAACAGACTTAACATATGAGTTTGGAGCACATAAAGCTGATAAGCTAGTTCAGTGCCCAAGCCTTCCTTCGTTTCATTCTTAGTGATAAGATTCTCATATATTTTGTTGCGAACTTGTTTAGAGAACAGAGTGTCTGCCATCATTTTCTTCTTAGTTGGGTCTGCTTTTTTAAAAAGTGCATTAATGAGTGCTATGGCATTTTGTTGTATTACTCTGTCTGGGTTTTCCAAATGAGAAATAAGACTAggtattgttatttctttttctaCATGTAAATTTTTCCCAGAACTATTCAGAACAATATTTTCTAGAATAGACAAGCATTGTTGTATAATTTTTGGATCTTGTGCAATCGATTGGTTGCTAACGAaacttataactttattaataaaaagattttccaaaatgtccCATGATATGATACCGTGGTCCATCAACTCCACAAATGTCATGAGAGCAAACTTTAAAGAGTTCACTTTAAATTTGCCCGTTTCGATGTTGTTTATTATGAGCGATAATCCTTTTTTGTTGATGAATTCGAGAGCAAATGTGAGATCACTGCTTACTTTAGATAACTTCTCCAGGGCCATCATTTGTTCTATGTCACTTCCAGTGTTTATTTTCGCGAGGATATCTTGCACTGTCTTAGCGGGAGATTGTTCTAATCGTAGAATAGAACCATTTTTGATTTCGTTGCGATTTTTTTCCGTAACGTAGTTTTGGTTATTGCTCTCTGAAAATTGCAGGGCATAGTTCTCGGGATCCGGAAGGCCCCACGCCTTGCAAAGGAGCTGTATAATACTAGAAAGAGGCTGGCTTTGATCGAACTCTATTAACTGAGGAACTTTGTCGGGGGCATTGAGCATTTCCACTGCTATCTTTAATATTGTAGAATCCTTCGTGGCTGACGGCATTTTAATGGCCTTAGAAGACATTTATACACCATTTAACAATCACTTCCTCGACTTTAAATCGCACTGGGAATATAAATTGGGTAGATACTGAACAAATTTGGAAAACAAATTGTCAACAACAAATGAATGACAAATGACGTCCGACAGTTcaaacttcttcttcttcttcctccaGTTTCGTTTCCTAGGATGCAGACCAAGTGTgaccaaatataaaaaatcgagCTTAGCCGGCTAACttcataaaaactaaaaagatctttaatgtaaattatgtcacaggcggattgtataaggctgtttacacacacacCGCGGCGCGGTGCCGCTCCATTACTCATCCTTGTGTTTCTATTTGCCCTTACACACGGCACCACCGCGGTGGCGGTGATTATTTACCGCGGCGGCGAAAAACGCTGCCGCTGTGGCaccgtgtgtaaacacgctaaTCCGCCattttacattacggctagctgttttaaaaagttttggcGATTAATCGATTAGATGCGGCTGAATGAAAAATCTCCGGAATGTGTTCGGtgcaatctacgaataataaaaactaaggaagagtaactccgtcaaaaaacatgctccaaaatacttgtcaaaaaagtgtaccctaggtacacatttcaatacatttgcaatatttaggtgctCTTGAGCGGTATAAAGGCTGACGTTACAATATGACAGTTCGaatggaaccaaatttaaaacggtaatagcattgaggtactatagaccgGAGAGAGCAAGAAGTTTACACCTTGGGAGagagcaatgatattctacttatacagatctgttacgttcatactattttccggtttgaatctcttccgaacaacattgacaaatttgacagataagtgaaaaaaaagatacgaaatgccatttacataaaagagacataCTAActaaaagacgacccaattgggtcgtatttgaagcttcaatacgcgcgcggtagtaacatatctgctttgagtttttttatataatatatcattgggagagagccttatatcggtgtataagcgtcaaaagcgtgtaatgttatgtcttacttactaggacataacaaaggagtcggtcggcatatttcatgtaataaaagtgttaaaaaagctttttagtgaacatttaatgctagatattgttgagttttgtggttccgctaaataataaaccattaGAATGGCCAAataatgcctcaaacacgtggatttaacattaaatacgtaagttttgaacaacgtctttgggcttttcaatcggtatttttgttagctaaaaagataatttataagtttattaatcccttattcgtgttatacagggtgcaattaaacctacctgccaaatttatttggggcttaggtatcattaggtgagtccattaaataaataaaaaatagggtgttaatttttttacaatgacatattttatcccaaaaaaaatcgatgcacaatggtcacttcataagttaatatttttttttaaattaaataagggggcaaacgagcaaacaggtcacctgatgggaagcaactaccgtcgcccatggacactcgcaacatcagaagagctgcaggtgcgttgccggccttttaagagggaatatgctcttttcttgaaggtttacaggtcgtataggtccggaaatactgctggtgacagttcgttccagagttttacagtgatatgatttcgaacaattcctcagagcactccccgtgatacaaccgatagaggatgcagagtgaagctacatctcggcgttattccaaggggtccaagctgtttgaaacactatggcagtcaaaaattcgagcggcccttcgttggatacgatccagagggagcagttggtattttagcgcccctgcccagagatgagagagagagagtactgtctcgctctgttaagaacaccaagcttcttcgatgctggccttaccctctagatgatatcggaactggacttcgctcgacatgttgacgccaagtatctcaatgctaggggagatggttaaagatttttagtggtgaacgcgcagacttgtatcttggcggggttgaattggaccaagttacgtctaccctatgcagagaccttctccattgaattctccaccttagacacaagttcatttcgactctcagtgacattttgccgagaaatattaggggagccggtatatacagcatcacctgtactatcatccgcatagcaatgaatgccgttggtttgtaacatgtcattgacatgcagtatgaatagagtaggcgatagcacacagccctgagggacaccagcatcaacagactgagtttccgagcattcgccgtcaactacgacctttatgcttctgtctgctaagaaagtagtgacccacttacataatttctcgggtagcccgtatgatggaagctttgatactcgtagcagcgctttatgccaaacccgatcaaaggccttcgcaatgtccaaactaacagccaatgcctctccctttgactcaattgcctgagcccaacgatgaagCAGGTATGCCAAGCGATCACctgccgagcgacccttacggaacccgtattgtttgtcgcagtcgcagtattctaagcatgtgctaccaacaagtaaaatTTTACACTAAGGTATACcttggttcggaaggtgctgagagaactcctgattctttatagatacaagtttgggagtttcgacgttgttttaagagcgtaaatcatatgctactatgcaaattaccttcatcttaatcatcatcactaccataaaccgttatAGAGCCATGTGTCGTCctgttttgaccctattattggtatttttcatagtcttttatgatatatcacttaaaccgcgggtaacaccgcggagcaccgctagttattaataattataattaatctgTCGCAAATGgcggttaaaatgttgtttctagtaacttaattactagaaacaacattttaaccactttgagtgttttgataaatttcaaggatttccctcgattgctcatagatctcATCATTAGCTCatcactttcgtaattgttatacaaaattaagatcTTTTCCTATACAACAACCcaagaatttttaaattcgGTTCACAAaaagcgaaataatcatcaaaaacatctgcttcgatcacgaaaagtaccaataactgGGTTATAACGTGGATGACCCAcggtataattattatcgttgtgatgatgatgatcaatcaaactgatgtgttggcttatgcttccagttgtttaaacaatgccgaaataaaaaaagttctgttcggtagaacagaacttttgaatccttcaGATCCAGgatataacctggtgcgaaatcctagtttttggtagcatttacctcgaatgcttcaaaaaaatttaaaatcactatatgtttctatACAaacaaggagtcccctcgattcctaatggatcccatcatcagatcatcatttttgtgaacatggtaccaacctcggattcaaccctgtataacaacaaaatagtcATGAAGATCGGTCcacgaacggcgaagttatggttgaacatacaaaagaaTATATGAACAGACccacatattataacctcctcctttttggaagtcggttaaaaatattaagtaccgCTGGTCTAACGcttaaaattttgaagaaacgTAAAATATGTACCTAGCCATGCTTTGTACTTTATTTGTAAGTTCtaggatttttttaataaagttttgtaGTTATTTGTATACTTAGTTAACGTGGGAGCAATTTACAATATAGTCATCAATTACACCAATTAATTCAAAACTTCTTGGGTTCATAATTAATAGGTCACTCGGTTATTGTTTCAATAATGCACTGAAACTAGATATTTcacttgtacataatattttaaacaagcaTTTTATTTCCAACATCATATTCTGTAGTTCGATTCATTTGTATCTAAGAACGTGCTTGGAGCAaggattaatattaatttatcataatattttttcttaaacaGTTTTAAATTCTTATAATGGATCCCtttggaaaattatttttactaacactattaatattatgcttaaataTTGTTTGTGTTTATTGTTTTCGATGTGATAGACGACCGTATGGATCTACAACTCAGTCTTCAGCTTCGGATGGACGATTTCAACTATCGGTGCAAGGTGTTGAGGATGGGTATATACCTGAGCAGTTGTACACCGGTAACTTATTtactttttgttaaaaaataccaTAGTACCATACCATAACAGCAAAATGATGTTAGATTAACGGGTAAGTGTTAGAAATACCTagccataaatattaaatatgtatttgattTCTCTTTCTTTCAGTTCAGATAAGTGAAACTGATGGAAAATCAACATTTACTGGTTTTATGATATCTGCTGAAGGTGATCTAAAGCAAGACCCTGCTAATCCCAGGAGAATAATATCTCTTTCACCGGGACAAGTGAGACCGCAAAATTCAATCACTACAAAATTTAGTGATCGATGCTTGTATTCTGTAGAACACACTATGTTGGCGCCAAAATCGTCTGTAGAGGTACAtgttttagtaaataaaaattaaaataaatattaaaagttcATATTTCCATGTCAGGTTTTATATACCAGATTATTTACTAAGTACGGTatgtaattgtattttttgttgcaGATCTATTGGCAAGCTCCTAGTACGAATAACGGATGTGTTACATTACGTGCCATGGTGGTTGAAAACGAAGATGTCTGGTATGAGGATGGTTCGCCGCTAACTCAGAAGATTTGTGAAGATTTGAGACAGCCAGACGATATAAGTCCAAAGTTCAATTACGACTGTAAAATATGTAATGAAGCAAAATAcgaagtaaatataatttactgaTGGAAATATAAAGATTTTAAGTAAATGCAGGATTATTATTCAAGATTATTATGAGgtactattatttaaaaatgcatccatATAATTGAACATAACTTTCAGGTTAGTTTTACAGGCATATGGTCTAGAAACACTCATCCTCGTTTATATCCAGAAAACGACTGGATTCCTCGCTACAGTGATTTAGTAGGCGCTTCGCATGCTGTTGACTATATTTTGTGGTCTCCTGGATCTATGGCTACTGAAGGATTCAAAGAACTCGCAGAATATGCTAATTCCAGTAAATTGGAGGAAGAAATTCGGGAAAAGGTACTTATTGACCGTtaagatataataaaacttAGGTAACAATATTAACATAAGTGTGcaaattctaaaatatttggcctcttaataataatattattatgctcccATACTTTGATTTGGCTATTATAATAGACGCCGAGTAAAAAACGATAACTAAGTAGGTATAGACATGTAAATAGTTTTCGTTAATTTGGACAAGACAAATGTTTATGGTTTTAGATTGGCGACGGTGTTCGCACTTTAATTAAAGGTAAAGGACATGGTTATCGCAAAATGAACAGCCCGACATACTCCTTCTTCAGAACTGACAACAAAAATCACCTATTCACAGTTGCAATTGCCATTTACCCATCTCCAGATTGGTTTCTTGGAGTAAATAGATTTGAATTATGTCAGGAGGATGATACTTGGCTACAGAATAGGGAATTAGACCTATATCCTTGGGATGCGGGTACTGACAGTGGAGTCTCGTATGAGGTAATGACTAATGTAACTACTGTTATTATGTTAGTTAATCCTGTCTTAATTAGTACTTAGTTAAAAATTTAAGACATTATTAGTTTTACAATATAGGTAGATtacctataatataatgttttataaaataaggtttatttcctTTAAGTATAAcaacttatttataataatacttattcgtaatatgttttatgttttagtCGGTTAATATTGCGACTTTTCCTCAAGATGCTATTGCAAGGGTTCAGCTAAGTTCTTATGACAAAAACTCGCCATTTTACGAAATGGATGCAAAAGATCTTCATCCATTTGGCAAATTGCACATAAAATTGATAAGAATATATGAAAGAGAGTGTGGGGAAGAAACAAcaggtgagaaaaaaaattgattgtaaaatatattagatatctatatataaaaatggattttcaaatgtgttagtcgcgctaaaactcgaaaacgcctagacggattgggctgattttagtcttaaaatattcgtagaagtccagggaaggttttaaagtgacacgaagttcaccgggacagctagtattatattattttagatatATTAGTTCGCATATTCCTTCACCTGATGAGGCAAAAGTATCTTTATATTATGACATACTGTTTGGAACAGGTACATGCCCTTTTCTGTTACtgatattagataatatattagtaatagAAAAGGACATGTATCTGTTCCAAacgaataattatattatctactaCTAAATACTTTGGATCTGTTTATGATGGCACTCCGAATTATTGCAATAATTTTGACTCAAGTAATTGGATAGTATCGTCTAATTTGAACAATAATTGTTTATCGCAGATTCCTGTATCCACTAAAGATGTAgaacgtaaaataaaaaaattggataAAAACAAGGGCTCTGGCCCCGATCGCATTCCACCTAGTTTTGTTAAATGCTGTAATAGAGAATTGTCTAAGCCTCTCTCCATCATTTTAGGTTTATCGCTAAGAACTGGTATTTTTCCGATGCGATGAAAAACAGCCTTTATCACCCCTATTCATAAAAGCGGTGACAAATCTAATTGTGAGAACGACAGACCTATCAGCATTTTATCATGTCTCGAAAAACTTTTCGAATTCATTGTAtacgatcataataatatacaactaCATTAGGCCTATTATTTCTAATAAACAACACGGTTTTGttaaaaataggtcaaaaattaGTAATCTTCTCGTATATAAAAACTACCTGTGTTAATCTTATGCACTTGGTCACCAAGTAGACGCCATTTATACCGACTTTTCCAAGACTTTTGACAGAGTAAACCATGTCTTACTTTGTCAAAAGTTTTCGAGTTGCGGTATTAGTGGTAGCTTATTTCGTTGGGTTAGCTCTTATCTTAACAATAGAATTCAGTTACTTGCTCTTAAGGGATTATTATCTTTGCCATTAAAGGTGACTTCTGGGGTTCCACAGGGCTTCCATTTAGGGCCTTTATTTTTCGTCATCTTTATGaacgactagctgttgcccgcgacttcgtccgcgtggacttcagtttatagcgcgcgatgtcaacaaaattggtgtcaaaagcttttataaaaaaaccctggtaccccttaaatcaatacagctgtgcagtgtgcaaacaataagtacttcatttttgtatgttaaactttatatattatgccaaattttaaagcttatttagccccccaattacacaactttacccataaactatttatcattgataggtttagccccaatttcaccaacgtctgttagtgttaacagcttgttaaattatcctgtcttctctttcattcatatgaaaaacgaaacagctaacgtggtactaattcgagcattaactttaacagtcgttggtgaaatttggtcttaaggttacgtcactgcctgcacagataaagtactgagttatttaataccgtagaatagatataacaatcgaaaaaaatcgagacttaaatgtaagatgataccacctcttatagaaagacttttgagcaagcgtcagcgcgatgtagaagacgcacggcgccatctattatgaattttttgaacaaatttacgacccttacaacccttttttccagtaaaaaagtagcctatgtcctttctcaggctttagactatcagtatacaaaatttcattacaatcggttcggtagttttggcgtttggcgtgaaagcgagactgacagacagacagacagacagagatactttcgcattcataatattagtacagattatgtgcacactgcacagctgtttttgggtattttgattaattaagggccgcgctacaccggaatggcaacggcgaggcgagcactttcagcgctgccattccggtgtagcgcgctgcg
This genomic window from Aricia agestis chromosome 2, ilAriAges1.1, whole genome shotgun sequence contains:
- the LOC121738419 gene encoding spondin-1-like isoform X2, which produces MDPFGKLFLLTLLILCLNIVCVYCFRCDRRPYGSTTQSSASDGRFQLSVQGVEDGYIPEQLYTVQISETDGKSTFTGFMISAEGDLKQDPANPRRIISLSPGQVRPQNSITTKFSDRCLYSVEHTMLAPKSSVEIYWQAPSTNNGCVTLRAMVVENEDVWYEDGSPLTQKICEDLRQPDDISPKFNYDCKICNEAKYEVSFTGIWSRNTHPRLYPENDWIPRYSDLVGASHAVDYILWSPGSMATEGFKELAEYANSSKLEEEIREKIGDGVRTLIKGKGHGYRKMNSPTYSFFRTDNKNHLFTVAIAIYPSPDWFLGVNRFELCQEDDTWLQNRELDLYPWDAGTDSGVSYESVNIATFPQDAIARVQLSSYDKNSPFYEMDAKDLHPFGKLHIKLIRIYERECGEETTESSTASTNDVTTEENGDGNEPSEPEEPSSEAPIVTDPESSEDCPMSQWQEWNPCDGPCENGKVVGYKWRERYHLVDGIPVEKYDPNVDPSTLKEVPSFCKNHYEDFEREDCEDDCTEEFEEEANVERRVMVPVAPGNKWSATKRHLGSKEQL
- the LOC121738419 gene encoding spondin-1-like isoform X1, whose product is MDPFGKLFLLTLLILCLNIVCVYCFRCDRRPYGSTTQSSASDGRFQLSVQGVEDGYIPEQLYTVQISETDGKSTFTGFMISAEGDLKQDPANPRRIISLSPGQVRPQNSITTKFSDRCLYSVEHTMLAPKSSVEIYWQAPSTNNGCVTLRAMVVENEDVWYEDGSPLTQKICEDLRQPDDISPKFNYDCKICNEAKYEVSFTGIWSRNTHPRLYPENDWIPRYSDLVGASHAVDYILWSPGSMATEGFKELAEYANSSKLEEEIREKIGDGVRTLIKGKGHGYRKMNSPTYSFFRTDNKNHLFTVAIAIYPSPDWFLGVNRFELCQEDDTWLQNRELDLYPWDAGTDSGVSYESVNIATFPQDAIARVQLSSYDKNSPFYEMDAKDLHPFGKLHIKLIRIYERECGEETTESSTASTNDVTTEENGDGNEPSEPEEPSRYSNSELSTGRRGGEAPIVTDPESSEDCPMSQWQEWNPCDGPCENGKVVGYKWRERYHLVDGIPVEKYDPNVDPSTLKEVPSFCKNHYEDFEREDCEDDCTEEFEEEANVERRVMVPVAPGNKWSATKRHLGSKEQL
- the LOC121739685 gene encoding engulfment and cell motility protein 1, whose amino-acid sequence is MSSKAIKMPSATKDSTILKIAVEMLNAPDKVPQLIEFDQSQPLSSIIQLLCKAWGLPDPENYALQFSESNNQNYVTEKNRNEIKNGSILRLEQSPAKTVQDILAKINTGSDIEQMMALEKLSKVSSDLTFALEFINKKGLSLIINNIETGKFKVNSLKFALMTFVELMDHGIISWDILENLFINKVISFVSNQSIAQDPKIIQQCLSILENIVLNSSGKNLHVEKEITIPSLISHLENPDRVIQQNAIALINALFKKADPTKKKMMADTLFSKQVRNKIYENLITKNETKEGLGTELAYQLYVLQTHMLSLLETTMQPKPDTNEQEWNSLMLDKIKELHKYAFENDNTNLEITTRRQTGSLSKDNKNKLGFKCEIDPTKDFKEVPPGALALDCMLYFARNYTEEYSKIVLRNSCRTDEHECPFGKTSVELVKLLCDMLHIGEPPNEQGQTYHPIFFTHDHPFEELFCICIVLLNKTWKEMKATMEDFSKVLSVVREQISRALADAPQGFDAFRVKIMKLTYIDITNLWQQERTNREVWESHAIPIKELKEKITPEIIDLIQQQRLGVLVGGTRFKKYMKINRKDKFWFVRLSPNHKTLHYGECDEKSTPSLEELGTKLAVADIKSLVVGKDCPHMKDLKGKIGSNQLAFSLILKGSEVHSLDFVAPDESIFDYWTDGINALLKEKMTSKSFENDLQTLLSMDIKVRLLDAEGIDIPQEPPVIPPEPEDYDFYYDNN